In Sporichthya polymorpha DSM 43042, a genomic segment contains:
- a CDS encoding DEAD/DEAH box helicase, which yields MTELSAFAAGFPFPFDPFQREACAALEGGAGVLVAAPTGAGKTLVGEFAVHLALARGNKCFYTTPIKALSNQKYSDLVRRHGPENVGLLTGDNSINSEAPVVVMTTEVLRNMLYAGSSTLRGLEFVVMDEVHYLADPFRGAAWEEVIIHLPESVTLVSLSATVSNAEEFGEWLQTVRGHTEVIVSEHRPVPLWQHIMVGDSISDLFVDDDHQKVNPELLRIVRSGGRPGDRRRGGGRGGPRGGQRQRSGVYTPSRAEVIVRLDREALLPAITFIFSRAGCDAAVEQCLRAGLRLNNTEERRQVRAIVDAATSSIPEADLVVLGYEGWRDGLERGIAAHHAGMLPAFREVVETLFVKGLVKAVFATETLALGINMPARSVVLEKLVKWNGETHADVTPGEYTQLTGRAGRRGIDVEGHAVVLWNPHLDPIVVAGLASTRTYPLRSSFRPSYNMAINLVGQMGRERARALLETSFAQFQADRSVVSLAAQVRKQDEGLAGYTEAMTCHLGDFAEYHGLREALTAREKEMSRQRSGDRRAEAAASLEKLKRGDVIVVPRGRFAGVAVVIDPGVAPNEEDPRPAVVTADRQYRRLALADFPVPVEPLDRVKVPKSFNPRSPQSRRDLASTLRPYADGPTYRSYARRSRGPSAANEDSEIARLRAAIRAHPCHACPDREDHARWAARHKRLAADTDKLRARVAGRTATVARTFDRVCGVLTDLDYLADDRVTPAGERLKRLYTELDLLAAECLRQGLWNGLNHAELAAVVSALAYESRSSEDAGPPRLPDGPVRETLAEMVRLWGDLEQVERRHRLDFLREPDLGFVWATYRWANGRGLESVLRDADLTAGDFVRWCKQLIDLLGQIAKAADPELRATADAAIDSVRRGVVAYSSVT from the coding sequence ATGACCGAACTCTCCGCCTTCGCGGCGGGCTTCCCGTTCCCGTTCGACCCCTTCCAGCGCGAGGCCTGTGCGGCGCTGGAAGGCGGTGCGGGCGTGCTCGTGGCGGCCCCGACCGGGGCCGGCAAGACCCTCGTCGGGGAGTTCGCGGTCCACCTCGCGCTCGCCCGCGGGAACAAGTGCTTCTACACGACGCCGATCAAGGCGCTGTCGAACCAGAAGTACTCGGACCTGGTGCGCCGGCACGGCCCGGAGAACGTCGGCCTGCTGACCGGCGACAACTCGATCAACTCCGAGGCGCCGGTGGTCGTCATGACCACCGAGGTGCTGCGCAACATGCTCTACGCCGGGTCCTCGACCCTGCGCGGGCTCGAGTTCGTGGTGATGGACGAGGTGCACTACCTCGCCGACCCGTTCCGCGGCGCGGCGTGGGAGGAGGTGATCATCCACCTCCCGGAGTCGGTCACGCTGGTCTCGCTGTCGGCGACCGTGTCCAACGCCGAGGAGTTCGGCGAGTGGCTGCAGACCGTTCGCGGCCACACCGAGGTGATCGTCTCCGAGCACCGGCCGGTGCCGCTGTGGCAGCACATCATGGTCGGCGACTCGATCTCCGACCTGTTCGTCGACGACGACCACCAGAAGGTCAACCCCGAGCTGCTCCGCATCGTGCGCAGCGGCGGACGGCCGGGGGACCGGCGACGCGGGGGTGGGCGGGGTGGCCCGCGTGGCGGGCAGCGCCAGCGCTCGGGCGTCTACACGCCGAGCCGCGCCGAGGTGATCGTCCGGCTCGACCGCGAGGCGCTGCTGCCCGCCATCACGTTCATCTTCAGCCGGGCCGGCTGCGACGCCGCGGTGGAGCAGTGCCTGCGCGCCGGCCTGCGGCTGAACAACACCGAGGAGCGGCGGCAGGTCCGCGCGATCGTCGACGCCGCGACGTCCTCGATCCCGGAGGCGGACCTCGTCGTCCTCGGCTACGAAGGCTGGCGCGACGGCCTCGAGCGCGGCATCGCCGCCCACCACGCCGGAATGCTGCCCGCGTTCCGCGAGGTCGTCGAGACGTTGTTCGTGAAGGGGCTCGTGAAGGCCGTCTTCGCCACCGAGACCCTCGCGCTCGGCATCAACATGCCGGCGCGGTCGGTCGTGCTGGAGAAGCTGGTCAAGTGGAACGGCGAGACCCACGCCGACGTGACGCCGGGGGAGTACACCCAGTTGACCGGCCGGGCCGGCCGGCGGGGCATCGACGTCGAGGGCCACGCCGTCGTGCTGTGGAACCCGCACCTGGACCCGATCGTGGTCGCCGGCCTCGCCTCGACCCGCACGTACCCGCTGCGGTCGAGCTTCCGCCCGAGCTACAACATGGCGATCAACCTCGTCGGGCAGATGGGCCGCGAGCGTGCCCGTGCCCTGCTCGAGACCTCGTTCGCGCAGTTCCAGGCGGACCGGTCGGTGGTCAGCCTCGCCGCGCAGGTCCGCAAGCAGGACGAGGGCCTGGCCGGCTACACCGAGGCGATGACCTGCCACCTCGGCGACTTCGCCGAGTACCACGGCCTGCGTGAGGCTCTCACCGCGCGCGAGAAGGAGATGTCCCGGCAGCGGTCCGGTGACCGTCGCGCCGAGGCGGCCGCCTCGCTGGAGAAGCTCAAGCGGGGCGACGTCATCGTCGTCCCGCGGGGCCGCTTCGCCGGTGTCGCCGTCGTCATCGACCCGGGGGTGGCGCCGAACGAGGAGGACCCGCGTCCTGCCGTGGTGACTGCCGACCGGCAGTACCGGCGGCTCGCGCTCGCGGACTTCCCGGTGCCGGTCGAGCCGCTGGACCGCGTCAAGGTCCCGAAGTCGTTCAACCCGCGCTCGCCGCAGTCCCGGCGCGACCTCGCGTCCACGCTGCGGCCGTACGCGGACGGCCCCACGTACCGGTCGTACGCCCGCCGCAGCCGCGGGCCGTCCGCCGCGAACGAGGACAGCGAGATCGCGCGCCTGCGCGCGGCCATCCGTGCCCACCCGTGCCACGCGTGCCCCGACCGGGAGGACCACGCCCGCTGGGCCGCGCGGCACAAGCGGCTCGCGGCCGACACCGACAAGCTGCGGGCCCGCGTCGCCGGCCGCACCGCGACCGTGGCCCGCACGTTCGACCGGGTGTGCGGGGTGCTCACCGACCTGGACTACCTCGCCGACGACCGCGTGACCCCGGCCGGCGAGCGGCTCAAGCGGCTCTACACCGAGCTCGACCTGCTGGCGGCCGAGTGCCTTCGGCAGGGTCTGTGGAACGGCCTCAACCATGCCGAGCTCGCGGCCGTCGTCTCCGCGCTCGCCTACGAGTCACGCAGCTCCGAGGACGCCGGCCCGCCTCGGCTGCCCGACGGGCCGGTCCGCGAGACCCTCGCGGAGATGGTCCGGCTCTGGGGTGACCTGGAGCAGGTCGAGCGCCGGCACCGCCTCGACTTCCTCCGCGAGCCCGACCTCGGTTTCGTCTGGGCGACCTACCGCTGGGCGAACGGCCGCGGGCTCGAGTCCGTCCTCCGCGACGCCGACCTGACCGCGGGCGACTTCGTCCGCTGGTGCAAGCAGCTCATCGACCTCCTCGGCCAGATCGCGAAGGCCGCCGACCCGGAGCTCCGCGCCACCGCCGACGCCGCCATCGACTCCGTCCGCCGCGGCGTCGTCGCCTACTCCTCCGTCACCTGA
- the tatC gene encoding twin-arginine translocase subunit TatC — translation MPLLDHLRELRTRLIRAVIAIAVGSIVGFIFYEEIIDFLIEPVCEAGVEGVSDKQCGALVVTGVIGPLALQLKVALYVGLVISLPLWLWQLWAFLAPGLHRREKRWAYLFVFIGGPLFCAGGALAYIILPTAVRILLGFNPGNVSNLVSLDEYLDFVLRMLFVFGLSFELPLILITLNLAGVISAAQIRSWWRQMVFGIAVFAAIATPTPDPYSMIALMTPMTVLYGVAIIVTTLMDRKARKRAVLTGEHEDLP, via the coding sequence ATGCCCCTTCTGGATCATCTCCGTGAACTACGGACCCGGCTGATCCGCGCTGTCATCGCGATTGCCGTCGGCAGCATCGTCGGGTTCATCTTCTACGAGGAAATCATTGATTTCCTGATCGAGCCGGTCTGTGAAGCCGGCGTCGAGGGCGTCAGCGACAAGCAGTGCGGCGCGCTCGTCGTCACCGGCGTCATCGGGCCCCTCGCCCTGCAGCTCAAGGTTGCGCTCTACGTCGGCCTGGTGATCTCGCTGCCCCTCTGGTTGTGGCAGCTGTGGGCGTTCCTCGCCCCCGGCCTGCACCGCCGGGAGAAGCGGTGGGCCTACCTGTTCGTGTTCATCGGCGGGCCGTTGTTCTGCGCCGGGGGCGCGCTGGCCTACATCATCCTGCCGACGGCCGTCCGGATCCTGCTGGGCTTCAACCCGGGCAACGTCAGCAACCTCGTCTCGCTCGACGAGTACCTCGACTTCGTGCTCCGCATGCTGTTCGTGTTCGGGTTGTCGTTCGAGCTGCCGCTGATCCTGATCACGCTGAACCTGGCCGGCGTCATCTCGGCGGCGCAGATCCGCAGCTGGTGGCGGCAGATGGTGTTCGGCATCGCCGTCTTCGCCGCGATCGCCACCCCGACGCCCGACCCGTACTCGATGATCGCGCTGATGACCCCGATGACCGTCCTGTACGGCGTCGCGATCATCGTGACGACCTTGATGGATCGGAAGGCGCGCAAGCGGGCAGTGCTGACGGGTGAGCACGAGGACCTGCCCTGA
- a CDS encoding Sec-independent protein translocase subunit TatA translates to MGNLGPLELTLILVIVVLLFGAKRLPETAKSVGQSLKIFKKTISEDDEKKDAPREVTSNDDVAPPPSTRSDEPNRTEL, encoded by the coding sequence ATGGGCAACCTTGGCCCGCTGGAACTGACGTTGATCCTCGTGATCGTCGTCCTGCTGTTCGGTGCGAAGCGCCTTCCCGAGACGGCGAAGTCGGTCGGTCAGTCCCTGAAGATCTTCAAGAAGACGATCAGCGAGGACGACGAGAAGAAGGACGCGCCCCGCGAGGTCACCTCCAACGACGACGTGGCGCCGCCGCCGTCGACGCGGTCGGACGAGCCGAACCGCACCGAGCTCTGA
- a CDS encoding helix-turn-helix transcriptional regulator, which yields MSQGASERLSRLLALVPYLLNRQGIPMEQAARDAGITVDQLEKDLLLLFVCGLPGHLPDDLIEADWEDGLVYLGNADTIARPLRLGPEEVATLLVGLRLLAALPGTHDRVALDKAMAKLQEVAGAAAGKADEKVGVDVGPQPDERVLADARRALAEKRRLHLRYYVPGRDETTERDVDPMRLALVDGRTYLEGWCHRAEDVRLFRLDRVVALEVLDVPAEVPAGAVAHDLDSGLFSPSPNDTIAGLELEREALWVTEYYPCDEVTELEDGRRYVRLRSGDPEWMVRLAMRLGPSATLVDPPELAERVRATAAAALEHYAAGGGAV from the coding sequence GTGAGCCAGGGAGCGTCCGAGCGGTTGTCGCGCCTGCTCGCCCTCGTCCCGTACCTGCTGAACCGGCAGGGCATCCCGATGGAACAGGCCGCGCGGGACGCCGGGATCACCGTCGACCAGCTCGAGAAGGATCTGCTGCTGCTCTTCGTGTGCGGCCTGCCCGGGCACCTGCCCGACGACCTCATCGAGGCCGACTGGGAGGACGGGCTGGTCTACCTCGGCAACGCCGACACCATCGCCCGGCCGCTGCGGCTCGGCCCCGAGGAGGTCGCCACGCTGCTGGTCGGCCTGCGCCTGCTCGCGGCGCTGCCCGGCACCCACGACCGCGTCGCGCTCGACAAGGCCATGGCGAAGCTGCAGGAGGTCGCCGGGGCGGCCGCCGGCAAGGCCGACGAGAAGGTGGGCGTCGACGTCGGGCCGCAGCCGGACGAGCGCGTGCTCGCCGACGCGCGGCGCGCGCTCGCCGAGAAGCGGCGCCTGCACCTGCGCTACTACGTTCCCGGCCGCGACGAGACCACCGAGCGCGACGTGGACCCGATGCGCCTCGCGCTCGTCGACGGGCGGACCTACCTGGAGGGCTGGTGCCACCGGGCCGAGGACGTCCGGCTGTTCCGGCTGGACCGCGTCGTCGCGCTGGAGGTCCTGGACGTCCCCGCCGAGGTCCCGGCCGGTGCCGTCGCCCACGACCTCGACTCCGGCCTGTTCTCGCCCTCGCCGAACGACACGATCGCCGGCCTGGAGCTGGAGCGCGAGGCGCTCTGGGTGACCGAGTACTACCCCTGCGACGAGGTCACCGAGCTCGAGGACGGGCGCCGCTACGTGCGCCTGCGCAGCGGTGACCCGGAGTGGATGGTCCGCCTCGCCATGCGCCTCGGCCCGTCCGCGACGCTGGTGGACCCGCCGGAGCTGGCCGAACGCGTGCGCGCCACCGCGGCCGCGGCGCTCGAGCACTACGCGGCGGGTGGAGGTGCGGTGTGA
- a CDS encoding helix-turn-helix transcriptional regulator, translated as MSAKRTERLLNLTICLLAARRFLTKEQIRAAVTAYAECPTDEAFERMFERDKDELRELGIPLETGTHEALFGDEIGYRIDRGAYALPEVTFTPEELAVLGLAARAWRQASLSHAAGTALLKLRAAGVDPDETAMAGLEPRVGDDPALQPLWSASFEGRSVSFDYRTPPADTPARRRVEPWGLGVRNGRWYLVGFDVDRQASRVFRLSRISGPIKVTGAPGSVVKPPEVDIREELRRMMPAAPRETAVVRARPGSAYGLRSRAASISLAEETGSEWDTLHVEFTGADILAEELVSYGAAVVVDGPDEVRDAVVARLRALAGVA; from the coding sequence ATGTCGGCGAAGCGCACCGAGCGCCTGCTCAACCTCACCATCTGCCTGCTGGCGGCGCGTCGGTTCCTCACCAAGGAGCAGATCCGCGCCGCGGTGACCGCCTACGCGGAGTGCCCCACCGACGAGGCCTTTGAGCGCATGTTCGAGCGGGACAAGGACGAGCTGCGCGAGCTCGGGATCCCGCTGGAGACCGGCACCCACGAGGCGCTGTTCGGCGACGAGATCGGCTACCGGATCGACCGCGGCGCCTACGCGCTGCCCGAGGTGACGTTCACTCCCGAGGAACTCGCGGTCCTCGGTCTCGCGGCCCGGGCCTGGCGGCAGGCGTCGCTCTCGCACGCGGCCGGGACGGCGTTGCTGAAGCTGCGCGCTGCCGGCGTCGACCCGGACGAGACCGCGATGGCCGGCCTCGAACCCCGCGTCGGCGACGACCCCGCCCTGCAGCCCCTGTGGTCGGCCTCCTTCGAGGGCCGGTCGGTCAGCTTCGACTACCGGACCCCGCCCGCGGACACCCCGGCCCGGCGCCGGGTCGAGCCCTGGGGTCTCGGCGTGCGGAACGGCAGGTGGTACCTGGTCGGCTTCGACGTCGACCGGCAGGCGTCCCGGGTGTTCCGCCTGTCGCGGATCTCCGGTCCGATCAAGGTCACCGGCGCGCCCGGGTCGGTCGTCAAGCCACCCGAGGTCGACATCCGCGAGGAGCTGCGCCGGATGATGCCCGCCGCCCCGCGGGAGACCGCGGTCGTCCGGGCCCGGCCCGGGTCGGCGTACGGCCTGCGCTCGCGGGCGGCCTCGATCTCCCTCGCGGAGGAGACCGGCTCGGAGTGGGACACCCTGCACGTCGAGTTCACCGGCGCCGACATCCTGGCCGAGGAACTCGTGTCCTACGGAGCCGCGGTCGTCGTGGACGGGCCCGACGAGGTGCGCGACGCCGTCGTGGCCCGGCTGCGCGCGCTGGCAGGTGTCGCGTGA
- a CDS encoding DUF3866 family protein, producing the protein MIHWRRARVQRVIREWQGAVELEVALVPSDPRTGGDGPDAGTVRALAYPALVGRPEPGDEVLLNAGALIRNLGTGGYAPVVAVPDRLPADPGADGHLVKARYTPLQALVDGADEQGSAHHGVLRDADSVGGMPVVTADLHSALPAICVAATADRPGVRIAFVMTDGGALPAWFSRTVDGLRRMGLLVGTVTTGQAFGGDLECVSLHSGLLAARLVLDAHIAVVAPGPGNLGTGTRWGFSGVAAGDAVNAAAVLGGRPVASLRVSAADPRERHRGVSHHSLTAYGRVALAPADVPVPDLPGEFGERVRTQCASLAERHRLVPVDLTGLPEALAASPVILSSMGRGLDDDPPCFLAAAAAGRWAAGLLDPAAD; encoded by the coding sequence GTGATCCACTGGCGGCGGGCCCGTGTGCAACGGGTGATCCGGGAGTGGCAGGGCGCGGTCGAACTCGAGGTCGCTCTCGTCCCGTCCGACCCTCGAACCGGTGGCGACGGGCCGGACGCGGGAACGGTGCGCGCGCTGGCCTATCCGGCCCTGGTCGGCCGTCCCGAACCCGGCGACGAGGTGCTGCTCAACGCCGGCGCGCTGATACGGAACCTCGGCACCGGCGGGTACGCGCCGGTCGTCGCGGTGCCGGACCGCCTCCCGGCGGACCCCGGTGCGGACGGGCACCTCGTCAAGGCGCGCTACACCCCGCTGCAGGCGCTCGTCGACGGCGCCGACGAGCAGGGCTCGGCGCACCACGGGGTTCTGCGCGACGCGGACTCCGTCGGCGGGATGCCGGTCGTCACCGCCGACCTGCACTCCGCGCTGCCGGCCATCTGCGTCGCGGCGACCGCGGACCGGCCCGGAGTGCGGATCGCCTTCGTCATGACCGACGGCGGGGCCCTGCCGGCCTGGTTCTCCCGCACCGTCGACGGCCTGCGCCGGATGGGCCTGCTGGTCGGGACCGTCACCACCGGCCAGGCGTTCGGCGGGGACCTGGAGTGCGTCTCGCTGCACTCGGGGCTGCTCGCGGCGCGACTCGTCCTCGACGCGCACATCGCGGTCGTCGCCCCGGGGCCGGGGAACCTGGGCACCGGCACCCGCTGGGGGTTCTCCGGCGTCGCCGCCGGCGACGCGGTGAACGCCGCCGCCGTCCTCGGCGGCCGCCCGGTCGCGTCGCTGCGCGTCTCCGCCGCCGACCCCCGCGAGCGCCACCGCGGCGTCTCGCACCACAGCCTGACCGCCTACGGCCGGGTCGCGCTCGCCCCCGCGGACGTCCCCGTGCCGGACCTGCCCGGCGAGTTCGGTGAACGAGTCCGCACGCAGTGCGCGTCCCTGGCCGAGCGGCACCGCCTGGTGCCGGTCGACCTCACCGGCCTGCCGGAGGCGCTCGCCGCGAGCCCGGTGATCCTGTCGAGCATGGGCCGCGGACTCGACGACGACCCGCCGTGCTTCCTCGCCGCGGCCGCCGCCGGCCGCTGGGCGGCCGGGCTCCTGGACCCAGCGGCGGACTGA
- a CDS encoding FKBP-type peptidyl-prolyl cis-trans isomerase encodes MRRLLMLLPLLTALILPAACGGDDDKTFAFPTVSSAEVGVVPEITSNSAPPKESELQVLTEGKGRALAAGDMLVADLKSQVWSTDGKEIPPYVDTFSAKRVLIASIDEIVPGVAKKLPGVKVGSRVVLVTPPADGFGEQGNPQIGVQPEDSLVFVFDILDAFGKDALIDGTAPKTAPGANLPKVTAGKNPKITIPKNDPPSGLVAEPLLVGKGPKVEKGQEIVAQYTGVIWRNGVVFDSSWKPDRGPFAARVAGTDPQTGEPGVIEGWVQGLAGQRVGSRVLLVIPPKLGYGKEGNPGADIQGTDTLVFVVDILGAYNTPAKA; translated from the coding sequence GTGCGCCGACTTCTGATGCTGCTCCCGCTCCTGACCGCCCTGATCCTGCCCGCCGCGTGTGGCGGGGACGACGACAAGACGTTCGCGTTCCCGACGGTCTCCAGCGCGGAGGTCGGCGTCGTTCCCGAGATCACCTCGAACTCGGCACCGCCGAAGGAGTCCGAGCTCCAGGTGCTCACCGAGGGCAAGGGCCGTGCGCTCGCCGCCGGCGACATGCTGGTCGCGGACCTCAAGAGCCAGGTCTGGAGCACCGACGGCAAGGAGATCCCGCCGTACGTCGACACGTTCTCGGCCAAGCGGGTCCTGATCGCGTCGATCGACGAGATCGTCCCCGGCGTCGCGAAGAAGCTGCCGGGCGTCAAGGTCGGGTCCCGGGTCGTTCTCGTGACCCCGCCGGCCGACGGGTTCGGCGAGCAGGGCAATCCGCAGATCGGCGTCCAGCCCGAGGACAGTTTGGTCTTCGTCTTCGACATCCTCGACGCGTTCGGCAAGGACGCCCTGATCGACGGCACCGCGCCGAAGACCGCGCCGGGCGCGAACCTGCCCAAGGTCACCGCGGGCAAGAACCCGAAGATCACGATCCCGAAGAACGACCCGCCCTCCGGCCTGGTCGCGGAGCCGCTGCTCGTCGGCAAGGGTCCGAAGGTCGAGAAGGGCCAGGAGATCGTCGCGCAGTACACCGGTGTCATCTGGCGCAACGGCGTCGTCTTCGACAGCTCCTGGAAGCCCGACCGCGGGCCGTTCGCGGCCCGCGTCGCCGGCACCGACCCGCAGACCGGGGAACCCGGCGTCATCGAGGGCTGGGTCCAGGGCCTGGCCGGCCAACGGGTCGGCAGCCGCGTGCTGCTCGTGATCCCGCCGAAGCTCGGCTACGGCAAGGAGGGCAACCCCGGCGCCGACATTCAGGGCACCGACACCCTCGTCTTCGTCGTCGACATCCTCGGCGCCTACAACACCCCGGCCAAGGCCTGA
- a CDS encoding FKBP-type peptidyl-prolyl cis-trans isomerase, whose translation MRRAPTLLLAAVLLLPAACGGGDDDGGDPNASRSVAPFAFPTVSETKPGAEPKIVSSTAPPDTTQSKVLFEGKGRAVGADDVVVVRVKGQVWDPDGVDLPAFVNSFSTGQALIRPVDSVVPAWEKVLPGVRIGSRVLIVAPPADGFGEQGNSGVGIFPDDTLMFVLDVLDSVAPGTMAAGKPVPLAPDPALPTVTGDKNPKITVPPRAAPTDLVERLLRQGSGARIEEGESVLAQYVGVLWRDGKVFDSSWDKGRHPFAARIAKSDPQTGESGVIEGWVKSLVGERVGSRILLVVPPKFGYGKAGNPEGGIQGTDTLVFVIDILGAYGKATT comes from the coding sequence GTGCGCCGAGCTCCCACCCTGCTGCTCGCCGCTGTTCTGCTGCTCCCCGCCGCCTGCGGCGGCGGGGACGACGACGGCGGCGACCCGAACGCCTCCCGATCGGTGGCGCCGTTCGCGTTCCCGACGGTGTCCGAGACCAAGCCGGGGGCGGAGCCGAAGATCGTCTCCAGCACGGCGCCGCCGGACACGACGCAGAGCAAGGTCCTGTTCGAGGGCAAGGGCCGCGCGGTCGGCGCGGACGACGTCGTCGTCGTCCGGGTCAAGGGCCAGGTCTGGGACCCCGACGGCGTGGACCTGCCGGCGTTCGTGAACTCGTTCAGCACCGGCCAGGCCCTGATCCGCCCGGTGGACAGCGTCGTCCCGGCCTGGGAGAAGGTGCTGCCCGGGGTCAGGATCGGCTCGCGCGTCCTGATCGTCGCCCCGCCCGCGGACGGCTTCGGCGAGCAGGGCAACTCCGGGGTCGGGATCTTCCCCGACGACACCCTGATGTTCGTGCTCGACGTGCTCGACTCGGTCGCCCCGGGGACGATGGCCGCCGGCAAGCCGGTTCCGCTCGCCCCCGACCCCGCGCTGCCCACCGTGACGGGCGACAAGAACCCGAAGATCACCGTGCCGCCGCGCGCGGCCCCGACCGACCTGGTCGAACGGCTCCTGCGGCAGGGCTCCGGCGCGAGGATCGAGGAGGGCGAGTCGGTCCTCGCCCAGTACGTCGGCGTCCTCTGGCGCGACGGGAAGGTCTTCGACTCGTCCTGGGACAAGGGGCGGCACCCGTTCGCGGCGCGGATCGCGAAGTCCGACCCGCAGACCGGGGAGTCCGGCGTGATCGAGGGCTGGGTCAAGTCCCTCGTGGGGGAGCGGGTCGGCTCCCGGATCCTGCTCGTCGTCCCGCCGAAGTTCGGCTACGGCAAGGCCGGCAACCCGGAGGGCGGGATTCAGGGAACGGACACGCTCGTGTTCGTCATCGACATCCTCGGCGCCTACGGCAAGGCGACCACCTGA
- the pafA gene encoding Pup--protein ligase, whose product MDRRIFGLENEYGVTCTFRGQRRLSPDEVARYLFRRVVSWGRSSNVFLRNGARLYLDVGSHPEYATPECDSVVDLVTHDKAGERILEGLLVDAERRLREEGIAGDVYLFKNNTDSAGNSYGCHENYLVARHGEFSRLADVLIPFLVSRQLICGAGKVLQTPRGAVYCVSQRAEHIWEGVSSATTRSRPIINTRDEPHADAERYRRLHVIVGDSNMSETTTLLKVGSTDLVLRMIEAGVVMRDLTLENPIRAIREISHDMTGRRKVRLANGREASALEIQEEYLSKARDFAARRALDDGVVKRVLDLWERTLSAVGSGDLSAVEREIDWVTKYKLIEAYRNKNNLPLSAPRVAQLDLAYHDINRHRGLYYLLEKKGSVERVARDLAIFEAKSVPPQTTRARLRGEFIRKAQERRRDFTVDWVHLKLNDQAQRTVLCKDPFRHTDERVEKLIASM is encoded by the coding sequence ATGGATCGGCGCATCTTCGGTCTCGAGAACGAGTACGGCGTCACGTGCACCTTCCGGGGGCAGCGACGTCTCTCCCCGGACGAGGTCGCGCGGTACCTCTTCCGCCGGGTCGTCTCGTGGGGCCGCAGCTCGAACGTGTTCCTCCGCAACGGGGCCCGGCTGTACCTGGACGTCGGGAGCCACCCGGAGTACGCGACCCCGGAGTGCGACTCGGTCGTCGACCTGGTCACGCACGACAAGGCGGGGGAGCGAATCCTCGAAGGCCTGCTCGTCGACGCCGAGCGGCGTCTGCGCGAGGAGGGGATCGCGGGCGACGTCTACCTGTTCAAGAACAACACCGACTCCGCCGGGAACTCCTACGGCTGCCACGAGAACTACCTCGTCGCGCGCCACGGGGAGTTCTCCCGGCTCGCGGACGTCCTGATCCCGTTCCTCGTGAGCCGGCAGCTGATCTGCGGCGCGGGCAAGGTCCTCCAGACCCCGCGCGGCGCCGTGTACTGCGTCAGCCAGCGGGCCGAGCACATCTGGGAGGGCGTCAGCAGCGCCACCACGCGCTCACGCCCGATCATCAACACCCGCGACGAGCCGCACGCGGACGCCGAGCGGTACCGCCGCCTGCATGTCATCGTCGGCGACTCGAACATGAGCGAGACGACGACGCTGCTCAAGGTCGGCTCCACCGACCTGGTGCTGCGGATGATCGAGGCCGGCGTCGTCATGCGGGACCTGACGCTGGAAAACCCGATCCGGGCGATCCGCGAGATCAGCCACGACATGACGGGCCGCCGCAAGGTGCGCCTGGCCAACGGCCGCGAGGCCTCCGCCCTGGAGATCCAGGAGGAGTACCTGTCGAAGGCGCGGGACTTCGCCGCCCGCCGCGCCCTGGACGACGGCGTCGTGAAGCGCGTTCTCGACCTGTGGGAGCGGACGCTGTCCGCCGTCGGCTCCGGTGACCTGTCGGCCGTCGAGCGCGAGATCGACTGGGTGACCAAGTACAAGCTGATCGAGGCCTACCGGAACAAGAACAACCTGCCGCTGTCCGCGCCTCGCGTGGCCCAGCTGGACCTGGCGTACCACGACATCAACCGGCACCGCGGTCTGTACTACCTGCTGGAGAAGAAGGGCAGCGTCGAGCGCGTCGCGCGCGACCTGGCGATCTTCGAGGCGAAGTCGGTCCCGCCGCAGACCACCCGGGCGCGGCTGCGTGGCGAGTTCATCCGCAAGGCGCAGGAACGCCGGCGCGACTTCACCGTCGACTGGGTGCACCTGAAGCTGAACGACCAGGCGCAGCGCACCGTGCTGTGCAAGGACCCGTTCCGCCACACCGACGAGCGGGTGGAAAAGCTCATCGCCTCGATGTGA